A genomic window from Microbacterium sp. ET2 includes:
- a CDS encoding DivIVA domain-containing protein, with amino-acid sequence MTDLRPSDTAASDDPHSRTAFPIAPGREKGYDRDAVDEFLVRARESFEGRAADPVTSWDVRHAAFALMRGGYVIDAVDSALGRIEDAFAAREREAEVGRLGAAGWVGRTRDLAQEVLDRLSRPEGRRFDRVSVLRFGYRVDEVDLVADRICRYLESGQTVTVEQVRAVAFRMQRGGYREQQVDAVLDAVVEVMLAVS; translated from the coding sequence ATGACCGATCTTCGACCATCAGACACGGCTGCTTCGGACGACCCGCACTCCCGGACGGCCTTCCCGATCGCGCCCGGCCGCGAGAAGGGCTACGACCGCGACGCGGTGGACGAATTCCTCGTGCGCGCCCGCGAGTCCTTCGAAGGACGGGCGGCCGATCCCGTGACCTCGTGGGACGTTCGCCACGCCGCGTTCGCCCTCATGCGCGGCGGCTACGTCATCGACGCCGTCGATTCGGCCCTCGGCCGGATCGAGGACGCCTTCGCCGCCCGTGAACGCGAGGCCGAAGTCGGCCGGCTCGGCGCCGCCGGGTGGGTGGGGCGTACCCGTGATCTTGCTCAGGAGGTCCTGGATCGGCTGTCGCGCCCGGAGGGCCGGCGCTTCGACCGCGTCAGCGTCCTCCGCTTCGGCTACCGGGTCGATGAGGTGGACCTGGTGGCCGACCGCATCTGCCGCTATCTGGAATCCGGCCAGACGGTGACGGTCGAGCAGGTGCGCGCGGTGGCCTTCCGCATGCAGCGCGGCGGGTACCGTGAGCAGCAGGTCGACGCCGTGCTCGACGCCGTCGTCGAAGTCATGCTCGCGGTGTCGTGA
- a CDS encoding phosphatidate cytidylyltransferase, whose translation MTDTAGGERGSDAPAAPATRREAAAARRGPDTGEPGFQTHVRAARSELETQLAHARAEFEEANARITQRTGRNLILAILIGLAIGVVVLASLIFFKELFVLFALAASTLGTFEFSRALRASGRRVNVVAQLLAGTLLVLAGFFLQPWLHWIGAFAAVALVVVWRLVAQLFADDARPHALVLGDVLIAALVQLYVPFFASLCVALLAQDGGQWWVLAFIIVAVVSDTGAYVSGLTLGRGGRHPMAPRVSPKKTWEGFAGAAAAAVIAGLLLAPLMLGLPVWTGVIIGLVILGTATAGDLGESMIKRDLGIKDMSSWLPGHGGVLDRLDSILPSTTAALALYYLLSPLGVS comes from the coding sequence ATGACAGACACCGCGGGCGGGGAGCGGGGCAGCGACGCCCCGGCGGCTCCCGCGACCCGTCGCGAGGCCGCTGCGGCCCGGCGGGGTCCCGACACCGGAGAACCCGGATTCCAGACGCACGTGCGCGCCGCCCGAAGCGAACTGGAGACACAGCTCGCCCATGCGCGCGCCGAGTTCGAGGAGGCCAACGCCCGGATCACGCAGCGCACGGGACGCAACCTCATCCTGGCGATCCTCATCGGTCTCGCGATCGGCGTCGTGGTCCTGGCATCCCTCATCTTCTTCAAAGAGCTGTTCGTCCTTTTCGCGCTGGCCGCCAGCACCCTCGGCACCTTCGAGTTCAGCCGCGCGCTGCGCGCGTCGGGACGCCGCGTCAATGTCGTCGCCCAGCTCCTCGCGGGAACGCTCCTGGTTCTCGCCGGCTTCTTCCTGCAGCCCTGGCTGCACTGGATCGGCGCGTTCGCCGCGGTCGCCCTCGTGGTGGTGTGGCGGCTGGTGGCGCAGCTCTTCGCCGATGACGCAAGACCGCACGCGCTCGTCCTCGGCGACGTCCTGATCGCCGCCCTCGTCCAGCTCTACGTCCCCTTCTTCGCCAGTCTCTGCGTCGCCCTCCTCGCCCAGGACGGCGGCCAGTGGTGGGTTCTGGCTTTCATCATCGTGGCGGTCGTCTCCGACACCGGCGCCTACGTGTCGGGACTCACCCTCGGACGGGGCGGCCGTCACCCGATGGCGCCCCGCGTCAGTCCGAAGAAGACGTGGGAGGGGTTCGCGGGGGCCGCCGCAGCCGCGGTCATCGCCGGTCTCCTGCTCGCTCCGTTGATGCTCGGTCTGCCGGTCTGGACGGGGGTCATCATCGGACTGGTGATCCTCGGCACTGCCACGGCCGGAGACCTCGGCGAATCGATGATCAAACGCGATCTCGGGATCAAGGACATGAGCTCGTGGCTCCCCGGTCACGGAGGCGTCCTCGACCGCCTCGACTCGATCCTCCCCTCCACGACGGCGGCGCTCGCGCTCTACTACCTGCTCTCGCCCCTGGGAGTCTCATGA
- the frr gene encoding ribosome recycling factor has protein sequence MIADVLADAASRMDRAVDAAKEDFATVRTGRANPQLFQKIMVDYYGSPTPLAQLASLNNPEARTLVVTPYDKSALKAIEQAIRDTPNLGANPTNDGNIVRVTLPELTQERRKEFVKIVRAKGEDAKVHVRGIRRKAKDDLDSLKSEVGEDEISRGEKELDALTRTHVDAIDDALKRKEAELLEV, from the coding sequence GTGATCGCCGACGTACTGGCAGATGCCGCTTCCCGCATGGATCGTGCGGTCGACGCCGCGAAGGAGGACTTCGCGACCGTGCGCACGGGCCGCGCCAACCCCCAGCTGTTCCAGAAGATCATGGTCGACTATTACGGTTCCCCCACGCCGCTGGCCCAGCTCGCCTCGCTGAACAACCCCGAAGCACGCACCCTCGTCGTCACGCCGTACGACAAGTCGGCGCTGAAGGCCATCGAGCAGGCGATCCGCGACACCCCGAACCTCGGAGCCAATCCCACCAACGACGGCAACATCGTTCGTGTCACGCTGCCCGAGCTCACCCAGGAGCGACGTAAGGAGTTCGTCAAGATCGTCCGGGCCAAGGGCGAGGATGCCAAGGTGCATGTCCGCGGGATCCGCCGCAAGGCCAAGGACGACCTCGACTCGCTCAAGAGCGAGGTCGGTGAGGATGAGATCTCCCGCGGTGAGAAGGAGCTCGACGCTCTGACGCGCACGCACGTCGACGCCATCGATGACGCGCTCAAGCGCAAAGAGGCTGAGCTGCTCGAAGTGTGA
- the pyrH gene encoding UMP kinase: MIDETSHRRRVLLKLSGEAFGGGQLGVNPDIVSQIAREIAAAVDRVEIAVVVGGGNFFRGAELSQRGMDRGRADYMGMLGTVMNALALQDFLEQAGAATRVQSAISMTQVAEPYIPRRAERHMEKGRVVIFGAGAGLPYFSTDTVAAQRALEIGAVEVLVAKNGVDGVYTADPRKDATATRIDRITYIDALQRGLKVVDSTAFSLCMDNGMDMRVFGMEPEGNVTRALLGDSIGTLVTV, encoded by the coding sequence GTGATCGATGAGACGAGCCACCGCCGTCGTGTTCTGCTGAAGCTGTCCGGGGAGGCGTTCGGAGGAGGACAGCTCGGGGTCAATCCCGATATCGTCAGCCAGATCGCCCGCGAGATCGCCGCCGCGGTCGATCGGGTCGAGATCGCCGTCGTCGTCGGCGGCGGCAACTTCTTCCGCGGGGCCGAGCTGAGTCAGCGGGGGATGGACCGAGGTCGGGCCGACTATATGGGCATGCTCGGCACCGTGATGAACGCGCTCGCACTGCAGGACTTCCTGGAGCAGGCCGGCGCCGCCACGCGCGTCCAGTCGGCGATCTCGATGACGCAGGTCGCGGAGCCCTACATCCCGCGCCGCGCCGAGCGTCACATGGAGAAGGGCCGGGTCGTCATCTTCGGCGCCGGAGCAGGTCTGCCCTACTTCTCCACAGACACCGTCGCTGCCCAGCGCGCCCTCGAGATCGGCGCGGTGGAGGTGCTGGTCGCCAAGAACGGCGTCGACGGCGTCTACACCGCCGACCCGCGGAAGGACGCCACCGCGACCCGCATCGATCGCATCACCTACATCGACGCGCTCCAGCGCGGTCTGAAGGTCGTCGACTCGACCGCCTTCAGCCTGTGCATGGACAACGGGATGGACATGCGCGTGTTCGGCATGGAGCCGGAGGGCAACGTCACCCGTGCCCTTCTGGGCGATTCCATCGGCACCCTGGTGACTGTCTGA
- the tsf gene encoding translation elongation factor Ts translates to MANFTIADIKALREQLGTGMVDTKKALEEADGDVEKAVEILRLKGAKGNAKRADRSTSEGLVAAREQDGKVTMIELACETDFVAKNDRFVALAEKVVEAAAATGADSVDAALAAPAGSQTVAELISDEAAIIGEKVELRRVRTLAGDNFEVYLHKTSKDLPPQVGVVLAYSGDDAETARSLAQHISFANPSYLSRDEVPEEDVEKERQIVTEISRNEGKPEAALPKIVEGRVNAFFKQVSLLDQDYARDNKMSVAQVAKDAGLTLTGFARFKVGA, encoded by the coding sequence ATGGCAAACTTCACCATCGCCGACATCAAGGCTCTTCGCGAGCAGCTCGGCACCGGAATGGTCGACACGAAGAAGGCCCTCGAAGAGGCCGACGGCGATGTCGAGAAGGCCGTAGAGATCCTGCGTCTGAAGGGCGCGAAGGGCAACGCCAAGCGTGCCGACCGCTCCACGAGCGAGGGCCTCGTCGCGGCCCGCGAGCAGGACGGCAAGGTCACCATGATCGAGCTCGCCTGCGAGACCGACTTCGTCGCCAAGAACGACCGCTTCGTCGCTCTGGCCGAGAAGGTCGTCGAGGCCGCGGCCGCCACCGGCGCCGACTCCGTCGACGCGGCGCTCGCGGCGCCCGCGGGCTCGCAGACGGTCGCCGAGCTCATCTCGGACGAAGCCGCGATCATCGGCGAGAAGGTCGAGCTGCGTCGCGTGCGCACGCTCGCCGGCGACAACTTCGAGGTCTACCTGCACAAGACCAGTAAGGACCTGCCCCCGCAGGTCGGTGTGGTCCTGGCCTACTCGGGTGACGACGCCGAGACGGCACGCAGCCTCGCACAGCACATCTCCTTCGCCAATCCCTCGTACCTGTCACGCGATGAGGTGCCCGAGGAGGACGTCGAGAAGGAGCGTCAGATCGTCACGGAGATCTCGCGCAACGAGGGCAAGCCCGAGGCGGCGCTCCCCAAGATCGTCGAGGGACGCGTGAACGCCTTCTTCAAGCAGGTCTCGCTCCTGGACCAGGACTACGCCCGCGACAACAAGATGTCGGTCGCCCAGGTCGCGAAGGACGCAGGTCTGACCCTCACCGGGTTCGCCCGGTTCAAGGTCGGAGCCTGA
- the rpsB gene encoding 30S ribosomal protein S2 produces the protein MAVVTIRQLLDSGVHFGHQTRRWNPKVKRFILTERSGIHIIDLQQSLSYIDKAYEFVKETVAHGGTVLFVGTKKQAQEVIAEQATRVGQPYVNQRWLGGLLTNFQTVSKRLARMKELEELDYDNPAESGFTKKELLLKKRELDKLHKSLGGIRNMSKTPSAIWVVDAKREHLAVDEATKLGIPIIGILDTNADPDEFQYPIPGNDDAIRSVSLLTRIIADAAAEGLIQRHQPADADEAAEPLAEWERELLEQGSTVTGAADVSVAATETAADEAGAAAAEEVVAVETAETPEPGAEAAETPEPGAEAADAPEAVADEATEK, from the coding sequence ATGGCCGTCGTCACCATCCGCCAGCTGCTCGACAGCGGCGTTCACTTCGGACACCAGACCCGTCGGTGGAATCCGAAGGTCAAGCGCTTCATCCTCACGGAGCGCAGTGGCATCCACATCATCGACCTCCAGCAGTCGCTGTCGTACATCGACAAGGCGTACGAGTTCGTCAAGGAGACCGTCGCACACGGTGGGACCGTCCTGTTCGTCGGGACGAAGAAGCAGGCCCAGGAAGTCATCGCCGAGCAGGCGACCCGCGTCGGCCAGCCCTACGTCAACCAGCGCTGGCTCGGTGGACTCCTCACCAACTTCCAGACGGTGTCCAAGCGCCTGGCGCGCATGAAGGAACTCGAAGAGCTCGACTACGACAACCCGGCGGAGAGCGGCTTCACCAAGAAGGAACTGCTGCTGAAGAAGCGCGAGCTCGACAAGCTGCACAAGTCGCTCGGCGGTATCCGCAACATGTCCAAGACGCCTTCGGCGATCTGGGTCGTGGACGCCAAGCGCGAGCACCTCGCCGTCGATGAGGCCACGAAGCTCGGCATCCCGATCATCGGCATCCTCGACACCAACGCCGACCCTGACGAGTTCCAGTACCCCATCCCCGGCAACGACGACGCCATCCGCTCGGTGTCGCTGTTGACGCGGATCATCGCCGACGCCGCTGCCGAGGGCCTGATCCAGCGCCACCAGCCCGCAGACGCCGACGAGGCCGCCGAGCCGCTCGCCGAGTGGGAGCGCGAGCTCCTCGAGCAGGGCTCGACGGTCACGGGCGCCGCCGACGTCTCGGTCGCTGCGACAGAGACCGCCGCCGACGAAGCCGGAGCAGCCGCCGCGGAGGAGGTCGTCGCCGTCGAGACCGCCGAGACGCCCGAGCCGGGCGCGGAGGCCGCCGAGACCCCCGAGCCGGGCGCGGAGGCCGCTGACGCCCCCGAGGCCGTCGCCGACGAGGCCACCGAGAAGTAG
- a CDS encoding M23 family metallopeptidase: MSSRAPSHRQHRTGRPAGFRLAVVLGSALAVAGLSPAGAAVPDDDVSIPLVETWGWPLIPFRLVSPYIAPAHEYAPGHRGIDIAPVGSPASADVVAPADGVIAFTGQVAGRPVVTIDHGKGFVSTLEPAAGVVPPGTAVERGDVVAALAEGGHSAPGTLHFGVRWDGAYINPMLLLGGVPRAVLLPCC, from the coding sequence ATGTCCTCGCGTGCGCCGTCACACCGACAGCACCGGACTGGTCGGCCAGCAGGATTCCGGCTGGCTGTCGTCCTCGGTTCCGCCCTCGCGGTCGCAGGCCTCAGTCCTGCCGGCGCGGCGGTTCCCGACGACGATGTGTCGATTCCCCTGGTGGAGACCTGGGGATGGCCGCTCATCCCGTTCCGACTCGTCAGTCCCTATATCGCGCCCGCGCACGAGTACGCACCGGGCCATCGAGGGATCGACATCGCCCCGGTCGGGTCCCCCGCATCGGCGGATGTCGTCGCGCCTGCCGACGGGGTGATCGCCTTCACCGGACAGGTGGCCGGGCGTCCTGTGGTCACGATCGACCATGGGAAGGGGTTCGTCTCCACGTTGGAACCCGCCGCCGGCGTCGTCCCGCCGGGAACGGCGGTCGAACGCGGGGATGTCGTCGCCGCCCTGGCGGAGGGCGGTCACAGTGCGCCGGGCACCCTCCACTTCGGTGTGCGGTGGGACGGCGCCTACATCAACCCGATGCTGCTCCTCGGAGGTGTGCCGCGCGCGGTCCTCCTCCCGTGCTGCTGA
- a CDS encoding tyrosine recombinase XerC codes for MRLSAVIERHLAHLRDVRRLSPATVRAYRSDLRDLTHILDDPEIGEITREDLREWLWHVQQSGASRATLARRAASARGLFAWAVADGDLPTDPASRLLTPKRGRTLPTVAPAVALAEVLAELGAAASETGDPLALRDHAILELLYGAGIRVSELCGLDSDDVDRDRRTLRVWGKGAKERVVPFGGPAAAALDAWLVRARPALLARLEDRAGAQAALFLGARGGRLGPRAVYDLVARTVGPLVGRPVGPHALRHSAATHLLDGGADLRSVQEILGHESLGTTQIYTHVSHERLTASYRLAHPRA; via the coding sequence ATGCGGCTCTCCGCGGTCATCGAACGTCACCTGGCGCACCTGCGCGACGTCCGGCGGCTGTCCCCGGCGACGGTCCGCGCGTACCGCAGCGATCTGCGCGACCTCACCCACATCCTGGACGACCCCGAGATCGGCGAGATCACTCGCGAGGATCTGCGCGAGTGGCTCTGGCACGTTCAGCAGAGCGGGGCCTCCCGCGCGACCCTGGCACGGCGGGCTGCGTCGGCGCGGGGACTGTTCGCCTGGGCGGTGGCCGACGGCGACCTGCCGACCGACCCCGCCTCGCGTCTGCTCACCCCGAAACGCGGACGAACTCTGCCGACGGTCGCCCCCGCTGTCGCACTCGCCGAGGTGCTCGCCGAGCTGGGAGCCGCAGCATCGGAGACCGGAGACCCTCTCGCGCTGCGCGACCACGCGATTCTCGAGCTCCTCTACGGGGCCGGCATCCGAGTCTCAGAACTCTGCGGTCTCGACAGCGACGACGTCGATCGCGATCGGCGCACCCTGCGGGTGTGGGGCAAAGGAGCCAAGGAGCGCGTCGTCCCGTTCGGCGGGCCCGCCGCCGCGGCCCTGGACGCGTGGCTCGTGCGGGCGCGGCCCGCACTCCTCGCGCGACTCGAGGATAGAGCCGGTGCACAGGCGGCGCTCTTTCTCGGGGCGCGCGGCGGACGGCTCGGCCCGCGCGCCGTGTACGACCTCGTCGCCCGGACGGTCGGCCCCCTCGTCGGAAGACCCGTCGGCCCCCACGCCCTGCGGCACAGCGCCGCCACCCACCTCCTCGACGGTGGTGCCGACCTGCGCAGCGTCCAGGAGATCCTCGGTCACGAGAGCCTCGGCACGACGCAGATCTACACCCACGTCTCGCACGAACGTCTCACCGCGTCCTACCGTCTGGCGCATCCCCGGGCCTGA
- the dprA gene encoding DNA-processing protein DprA yields MSSWPVSSDTARRALAGARGAGRSGPDVLDTWARVAWNLLTEPGDGPAGALIAECGAAQALEIAVRGLPAPAHLSADVDRGRERWMPRWRPEGIAEACAAAARAGVHLIVPGDPSWPAPVDDLGSHRPVVLWVRGSDELLRPAGGAVALVGARAATGYGEHVAGELAADLAGSGTTVVSGAAYGIDGAAHRAALSVGGTTLAFLAGGADRPYPAGHSQLIDRIATSGAVISEAPCGAAPTKWRFLQRNRLIAAISDATVVVEAGWRSGSLNTAGHAASLGRPLGAVPGPITSTASAGCHRLMRDYDARCITSADDVRELLGWEDGTLLPAVNGNRTDRTTRVMDALSVRAERDLTQIARSCGLAPAEVEAELGILALSGGVERGRSGWRRVASWKR; encoded by the coding sequence GTGAGCTCGTGGCCGGTGTCCTCCGACACCGCCAGACGTGCCCTGGCGGGCGCCCGCGGAGCGGGTAGGTCCGGCCCCGACGTGCTCGACACGTGGGCGCGGGTGGCGTGGAACCTTCTCACCGAACCCGGTGACGGGCCCGCCGGTGCCCTCATCGCGGAGTGCGGCGCCGCTCAGGCGCTCGAGATCGCGGTGCGCGGGCTCCCCGCCCCCGCGCACCTTTCGGCGGACGTGGATCGGGGCCGGGAGCGCTGGATGCCGCGGTGGCGGCCGGAGGGCATCGCTGAGGCGTGCGCTGCTGCAGCCCGCGCCGGCGTGCATCTCATCGTCCCGGGGGACCCGTCGTGGCCCGCGCCCGTGGACGACCTCGGATCGCATCGGCCCGTCGTGCTCTGGGTGCGCGGAAGCGACGAGCTGCTGAGACCGGCGGGCGGTGCGGTCGCGTTGGTCGGGGCGCGCGCGGCAACCGGCTACGGCGAGCACGTCGCCGGAGAGCTCGCCGCAGACCTCGCCGGTTCCGGAACAACGGTGGTGTCCGGCGCGGCGTACGGCATCGACGGCGCCGCCCACCGAGCTGCGCTCTCCGTCGGCGGCACCACCCTGGCTTTCCTCGCCGGCGGCGCTGACCGTCCTTATCCCGCCGGTCACAGCCAGCTGATCGATCGGATCGCCACCTCGGGTGCGGTCATCAGCGAAGCCCCGTGCGGTGCGGCGCCGACGAAGTGGCGGTTCCTCCAGCGGAACCGGCTGATCGCGGCGATCTCCGATGCGACCGTCGTCGTCGAGGCGGGGTGGCGAAGCGGCTCGCTCAACACAGCCGGTCATGCCGCGTCCCTGGGGAGGCCACTCGGCGCGGTGCCCGGGCCGATCACCAGCACCGCCTCGGCGGGGTGTCATCGGCTCATGCGGGACTACGACGCGCGCTGCATCACCTCCGCGGACGATGTCCGCGAGCTCCTCGGCTGGGAGGACGGGACGCTCCTCCCGGCGGTGAACGGAAACCGCACCGACCGGACCACGCGCGTCATGGATGCACTCAGCGTCCGAGCGGAGAGGGACCTCACCCAGATCGCACGGTCCTGCGGCCTGGCACCGGCGGAGGTCGAAGCGGAGCTCGGGATCCTCGCTCTCTCCGGAGGCGTGGAGCGCGGCAGGAGCGGATGGCGCCGGGTCGCTTCCTGGAAGCGATGA
- a CDS encoding YifB family Mg chelatase-like AAA ATPase, translating to MTVVRTRAVALTGLDGALVEVEADLSQQTPDFRIIGLPDKSLGEAVQRVHNACANNGLTLPRRKLTVNLSPASLPKNGSGFDVAIAVAAIATELPLSRKSLDATVHIGELGLDGRLRPVPGVLPAVLAAARKGIRRAVVPHANREEAQLVTGMKVLGAVNIAEVVAFHGASVAVPEQPAVATERPEERAGEALELADVVGQREAVSALIVAAAGGHHILMSGPPGAGKTMLARRLPGILPPLDEEAALLAASVRSLGGEVVSALRRTPPFEAPHHSASVAALVGGGSRIIRPGAIARAATGILFLDEAGEFPAHALDALRQPLESGRITIHRAGAVAEFPARFQLVAATNPCPCGQFAVPGGACVCPPVAIRRYLGRLSGPLLDRIDIELSMRRVSVAPGQGDVGGTTTAAAHAQVQEARGRAAHRLRDTPWRTNADVSGSWLRRGPAAPSPIIRRPLDAALHRGALTLRGYDRVLRVAWSLADLGGRPQLSVEDIGRALFLKKGVTA from the coding sequence ATGACCGTGGTCCGCACCCGGGCCGTCGCTCTCACGGGACTGGACGGGGCCCTCGTCGAGGTCGAGGCCGACCTCTCGCAGCAGACTCCCGACTTCCGGATCATCGGCTTGCCCGACAAATCGCTCGGAGAGGCCGTTCAGCGGGTCCACAACGCCTGCGCGAACAATGGGCTGACGCTGCCGCGACGCAAGCTCACCGTCAACCTGTCGCCCGCGAGCCTGCCCAAGAACGGGTCCGGATTCGACGTCGCGATCGCGGTCGCAGCGATCGCGACCGAGCTTCCGCTGTCGCGCAAATCGCTCGACGCCACGGTGCACATCGGCGAACTCGGGTTGGACGGACGCCTCCGTCCGGTCCCGGGCGTCCTGCCCGCCGTTCTCGCCGCCGCCCGAAAGGGCATCCGCCGCGCAGTGGTGCCTCATGCCAACCGCGAGGAGGCGCAGCTGGTGACCGGGATGAAAGTGCTCGGCGCCGTCAACATCGCTGAGGTGGTCGCCTTCCACGGCGCATCCGTCGCGGTACCCGAGCAGCCCGCGGTTGCGACCGAGCGCCCCGAGGAGAGGGCGGGGGAAGCTCTCGAACTGGCAGACGTGGTAGGCCAACGCGAAGCGGTGAGCGCCCTCATCGTCGCCGCCGCCGGGGGTCATCACATCCTCATGAGCGGTCCTCCGGGGGCGGGCAAGACGATGCTGGCGCGGCGTCTTCCCGGCATCCTGCCTCCTCTCGACGAGGAGGCTGCTCTCCTGGCGGCATCCGTCCGGTCGCTCGGCGGCGAAGTCGTCTCCGCCCTTCGACGTACCCCGCCCTTCGAAGCCCCTCACCACAGCGCGAGCGTGGCTGCGCTGGTCGGCGGGGGATCCCGGATCATCCGGCCGGGCGCGATCGCCCGCGCAGCAACCGGCATCCTGTTCCTCGATGAGGCGGGGGAGTTTCCCGCGCACGCGCTGGACGCATTGCGCCAGCCCCTGGAGAGCGGGCGCATCACCATCCACCGGGCCGGGGCGGTGGCGGAGTTTCCGGCGCGCTTCCAGCTCGTTGCGGCGACCAACCCGTGTCCTTGCGGACAGTTCGCCGTGCCCGGCGGGGCGTGTGTCTGTCCGCCCGTCGCCATCCGTCGCTATCTCGGACGGCTCTCCGGCCCGCTGCTGGACCGGATCGACATCGAACTGTCCATGCGTCGGGTTTCGGTCGCTCCCGGACAGGGCGATGTCGGGGGCACCACGACCGCCGCCGCACACGCTCAGGTGCAGGAAGCGCGCGGACGCGCTGCGCATCGCCTCCGCGACACCCCGTGGCGAACGAATGCCGACGTCTCGGGGAGCTGGCTTCGGCGGGGACCGGCCGCACCATCCCCGATCATCCGCCGACCCCTCGATGCCGCGCTCCATCGTGGCGCGCTGACCCTGCGCGGCTACGACCGCGTCCTCAGGGTCGCCTGGTCGCTGGCCGACCTCGGCGGTCGCCCCCAACTGAGCGTCGAGGACATCGGACGCGCTCTGTTCCTGAAGAAGGGGGTGACCGCGTGA
- a CDS encoding YraN family protein — translation MAVKDEVGRAGEERAAAYLQEQGWRVIARNWRCAAGEIDVVAEDGLDLVVVEVKTRRGEDFGHPLEAVDARKRLRLWRLAMAWIAAHPEQAQGRRLRLDAVSVLGPDPRTATIEHLRDLR, via the coding sequence ATGGCAGTCAAGGACGAGGTCGGCAGAGCCGGCGAAGAGCGCGCAGCGGCATATCTCCAGGAGCAGGGATGGCGCGTGATCGCGCGCAACTGGCGGTGTGCCGCGGGAGAGATCGATGTCGTCGCCGAGGATGGTCTTGACCTCGTCGTGGTCGAGGTCAAGACCCGGCGCGGCGAGGACTTCGGTCATCCCCTCGAAGCGGTCGACGCTCGCAAGCGCCTGCGGCTGTGGCGCCTGGCGATGGCGTGGATCGCGGCCCACCCCGAACAGGCCCAGGGGCGCCGCCTCAGACTCGACGCCGTGTCGGTCCTCGGACCCGATCCTCGAACGGCGACGATCGAGCACCTGCGGGATCTGCGATGA
- a CDS encoding DUF2469 family protein, which yields MDDEVFEDYDRELELALYREYRDVVGQFAYVIETERRFYLANEVNVVRRDTEHDFYFEITMNDVWVWDIYRADRFVKAVRVLTFKDVNVEELSRRDFQLPEELSLDS from the coding sequence ATGGACGACGAGGTATTCGAAGACTACGACCGCGAGCTCGAGCTGGCACTGTACCGCGAGTACCGCGATGTCGTGGGTCAGTTCGCGTACGTGATCGAGACGGAGCGCCGCTTCTACCTCGCCAATGAGGTCAATGTGGTGCGCCGGGATACCGAGCACGACTTCTACTTCGAGATCACGATGAACGACGTCTGGGTGTGGGACATCTACCGCGCCGATCGGTTCGTGAAAGCGGTGCGGGTGCTGACCTTCAAGGACGTCAACGTCGAAGAGCTATCCCGACGCGATTTCCAGCTGCCTGAGGAGCTCTCGCTCGACAGCTGA
- a CDS encoding ribonuclease HII — MTVIEPRLTLERRLLREHPVVIACDEVGRGALAGPVAVGAVAVDAPRSRKRVPQGLRDSKLVPEHHRPAVAARAASWVAASAVGWASADEIDQIGIMRALGLATIRALADLRAHGVIAEEAIVILDGNYDYITPAGARDLQVRPVIKADRDCASAAAASVIAKVARDTLMTGLHDESPAYQWLRNKGYASPEHRAAIRSHGLSRHHRSSWSIADAPTLF; from the coding sequence GTGACCGTGATCGAACCGCGCCTCACCCTCGAGCGACGGCTGCTCCGTGAGCATCCGGTCGTCATCGCCTGCGATGAGGTCGGACGCGGCGCCCTGGCGGGGCCGGTGGCGGTGGGGGCCGTCGCCGTCGACGCGCCGCGATCGCGCAAGCGCGTGCCGCAGGGTCTGCGGGATTCCAAACTCGTGCCCGAACATCACCGGCCGGCCGTTGCGGCAAGAGCGGCCTCGTGGGTGGCAGCCAGCGCCGTCGGATGGGCCTCGGCCGACGAGATCGACCAGATCGGCATCATGCGTGCTCTGGGGCTTGCCACGATCCGGGCGCTCGCGGATCTGCGCGCCCACGGAGTGATCGCGGAGGAGGCCATCGTGATCCTCGACGGCAACTACGACTACATCACTCCGGCAGGTGCGAGAGACCTGCAGGTGCGTCCGGTGATCAAGGCCGACCGGGACTGCGCCAGCGCCGCAGCGGCGTCGGTCATCGCGAAAGTCGCGCGCGACACGCTGATGACGGGGTTGCACGACGAGTCACCCGCATATCAATGGCTGCGAAACAAGGGGTACGCGAGCCCCGAGCACCGAGCGGCGATCCGCTCGCACGGTCTGAGCAGGCATCACCGGTCGTCGTGGTCGATCGCGGACGCACCGACACTGTTCTGA